In one Arachis duranensis cultivar V14167 chromosome 9, aradu.V14167.gnm2.J7QH, whole genome shotgun sequence genomic region, the following are encoded:
- the LOC107466388 gene encoding uncharacterized protein LOC107466388 — MSVLINGSPSNPFRMERGLRQRDPLSPFLFVLVVDVLHRMVGEAVRNGHISPLLVGRDNIELSHLQFVDDTILFCPQEMEIVMNYKRLLHCFELMYGLSINFDKSNLISVNYEQDWVTDMCGLLGCAEVALPARYLGIPLEANPRLVKTWKPIIDNMEDKLSLWKAKSLNKDGKLVLIKSVLNSLPVYYLNLYKMSKSVAEKLIGL; from the coding sequence ATGTCTGTGTTGATTAATGGGTCACCATCCAACCCATTCAGAATGGAGAGAGGTCTTAGACAAAGAGACCCTCTCTCAccctttctttttgttcttgtcGTTGACGTCTTGCATAGGATGGTGGGTGAGGCAGTGAGGAATGGACACATCTCTCCACTGCTGGTTGGAAGGGACAACATAGAGTTGTCGCATCTCCAGTTCGTAGAtgatacaattttattttgcccTCAAGAAATGGAGATAGTCATGAATTATAAGAGGCTTCTGCATTGTTTTGAGTTGATGTATGGTTTGAGTATTAACTTTGATAAGTCAAATTTGATTTCGGTTAACTATGAGCAGGATTGGGTGACGGATATGTGTGGTTTGTTGGGATGTGCGGAAGTTGCTTTACCTGCAAGGTACTTAGGTATTCCTCTAGAGGCGAACCCTCGGTTGGTGAAGACCTGGAAACCAATCATAGATAATATGGAAGATAAGCTTAGCTTATGGAAAGCGAAGTCCCTCAACAAGGATGGAAAGCTTGTTCTCATAAAATCTGTTCTTAATAGCTTACCGGTTTACTACCTTAACTTGTATAAGATGTCAAAGTCGGTAGCAGAAAAACTTATTGGGCTATAG
- the LOC107466406 gene encoding phospholipase A1-IIdelta: protein MADSTTTPTWHQLLGSNNWENLLDPLHPNLLNLILRCGDFIQATYDAFNNDKNSPYCGSSRYGKPSFFKKVMFDDLESYTVACFLYGTARVSVPEALLLHSLSREAWDRESNWIGYIAVTTDEASKKLNRREIYVVWRGTTRDFEWIDVFGAAPESATGLLNAKSLRNLDKAKDGDSSSSDSDQDDDVPKVMKGWLTIYTSEDPKSPFTKLSARTQVLTKVNALLKLYKDENPSVVLVGHSLGASLSIVSAFDLVENGITDVPIAAFVFGSPQIGNKAFNERVKSFNNLKVLHVRNVIDVIPHYPGRLLGYEYTGVELEIDTRKSPNLKDSKNPSDWHNLQAMLHVVAGWNGKHGEFKLRVKRSLALVNKSCEFLKDEYRVPGLWWVEKNKGMVKRDDGEWVLDAPEEEDIPVPEDYD, encoded by the exons ATGGCAGATTCCACAACAACCCCCACATGGCACCAACTCTTGGGAAGCAACAACTGGGAGAATCTCCTTGACCCCCTCCACCCTAACCTCCTCAACCTAATCCTCCGCTGCGGCGACTTCATCCAAGCCACCTATGACGCCTTCAACAACGACAAAAACTCCCCCTACTGCGGCTCCAGCCGTTACGGGAAGCCCTCTTTCTTCAAGAAAGTCATGTTTGATGATCTCGAAAGTTACACTGTCGCGTGCTTTCTGTACGGCACCGCGCGCGTGTCCGTCCCCGAAGCGCTTCTTCTGCACTCCCTTTCACGTGAGGCGTGGGACCGCGAGTCCAACTGGATCGGGTACATAGCTGTGACGACTGATGAGGCCAGCAAGAAGTTGAACCGGCGTGAGATCTATGTTGTGTGGCGCGGCACCACCCGGGACTTTGAGTGGATTGATGTGTTTGGAGCTGCTCCTGAATCTGCAACCGGCTTGTTGAATGCTAAGAGTTTAag AAACTTGGACAAAGCCAAAGACGGAGACAGCAGCAGCAGCGACAGTGACCAAGACGACGACGTCCCCAAAGTAATGAAGGGTTGGCTAACAATCTACACCTCCGAAGATCCAAAATCTCCATTCACAAAACTAAGCGCAAGGACACAAGTCTTAACCAAAGTGAACGCCTTGTTGAAACTCTACAAAGACGAGAACCCAAGCGTGGTCCTGGTAGGGCACAGCCTAGGTGCATCCTTATCCATCGTGAGCGCTTTCGACCTCGTTGAAAACGGCATCACCGACGTCCCCATCGCCGCTTTCGTCTTTGGTTCACCCCAAATTGGGAACAAGGCATTCAACGAGAGAGTGAAGAGTTTCAATAACTTGAAGGTTCTTCACGTGAGAAACGTGATTGACGTAATTCCTCATTATCCAGGGAGGCTGCTAGGGTACGAATATACCGGCGTGGAGCTCGAGATCGATACGCGAAAATCGCCGAATCTGAAGGACTCGAAGAACCCTAGCGACTGGCATAACCTGCAGGCAATGCTGCATGTGGTGGCGGGGTGGAATGGGAAGCATGGTGAGTTTAAGTTGAGAGTGAAGAGAAGCTTGGCTCTTGTGAACAAGTCTTGTGAGTTCTTGAAGGATGAGTACCGCGTGCCTGGGTTATGGTGGGTTGAGAAGAATAAAGGGATGGTGAAAAGGGACGATGGTGAGTGGGTCTTGGATGCCCCAGAAGAGGAGGACATACCTGTGCCTGAAGATTATGATTGA